TTGCAGATACCCAGCACATGACCGCCGTTCGCGGCGAATTGTTGCACGGCCTGCATCACCGGGCTGAAACGCGCGATGGCGCCCGTGCGCAGATAATCGCCGTAGCTGAAACCGCCCGGCACCAGCACCGCATCCACGTCGCCGAGTGTGGTGTCCTTGTGCCAGACCAGCTTGGCCGAGTGGCCCAGCACGTTCTTCAAGACGTGCACGCAGTCTTGATCACAGTTCGAACCCGGAAATTGTAGGACCGCAAAATTCATGTCTATTTGAGATAAGCCAGCGTTGGCCTTCGTTCAATTAGTCAACGATCTCCAGCTTGTAATCCTCGATGACCGGATTGCTCAGAAACTTGTGGCACGCCTCGTCGAGCTGGCGACGGATCGTCTCCTTGTCGCCCGTTACCTCGATCTCGAGATACTTGCCCACGTGAACCCGTCCTACGCCCGTGTAACCCATATGGGCCAACGCACGCTCAACGGTTTGACCTTGAGGGTCGAGAACTGCCTTCTTCGGAGTGATGATGATCTTAGCTTTCATTGTCAGCACGGCCGCAACCGCGGAATCGAAGGGCGCATGTTGCGTAAACCCCCTCTTTCACGCGAGAACTTTTTTTGCATCTATTTTCGCCCCTTTTTTCCCTTCAATCGATGTTCGATGTTGGGCGTTCGATGTTCGATGTTTTCCCCGCAATTTTCCGCTTCTTTAATCCTCATATTTCCTCCTTTTCACCATCTCCGCACACGGCACTCCTTCATTTAGTCTTTTCAGGGACTTTTGAGGTGCCTTGGTCCTCATTAGGTCAAGCTTTTGACCTGCCAAGAGTATCCTCCTGCAGCCGTCATTCGTCAAATTACTTTTATCAATTATTTCTCCTGATCGGAACCCCTTGAGCATCAACATCAAGCAACTGTCCATTTGCCCCTTCACCGGAAAAACCCCCTCTTTCCTCCAGCCTCAATCCCATCCTAAAGCGAATCGCTGACACCCTTTCCGGTTCCTTCTAAAACTTGAATCCTCCCGTCTCCCCACCTTTTCCTCACCTCGGCACTTGTACATAAGTGCCGAGGAATTCGACCGTCTGCCTCTCCATCTACGTTCCAACCTTGATGTCACATAATCCACCCTCCACCACGACCTGCCTCCATTCCCTCCCCTTATAACCCCGCCGTCACCTCCCGCGCAAAGCTCCCCGCCCGCTCGATCCACCCGATCGCCCCGCCGCCATGAAACAAACTCGCCAGCACGATCCGGTAGCGGAACGCATGCTCCACCCCATCCGCCACTTCCAACCCTGGCACATGCAAGGGCAGCAAAACCTCCGCCGTTGTCTGTTTGCTTCCCGGCAACACCTTGAGCATCTCCAGCACAAACACCCGCACCCGCACCGAGTCCGACTGCCGGGCATACGCCGCCATATCCCGGCGCAACTCCTCGCCGCGGGCGCGACTCATCCGTTGCCATTGCTTGATCATAAATCCCCGCCCTAGATCCCCTCGGGTCACCAGCCCGCTGGAAACCCGACACCAAAACGCCACCGCAGTCGAATGTTGATACCGGTCCACCGGCCGCCCTTTCACCCGCTCCAGTTCCTCCTGTTGCAGCACGTCCTCAGCTTCGGCGATAAGCCGTTCCATATCCGCCTTCAACAACCCGTTTTCCGCCTCTGTATCATTCATATGCTGACAAGGTAGGGATCCGTCCTTTCCTATCACACCTTTCCATTTAGTGGAACAACAATGAAGAGCACCAACGACCTCGGCTGCTTAGATTCTTAGCATCCACATATTCTACAGTTCCCCCATCCCCGTGCTTTTGCTATAACACCATCAGCCCATGAACACGCCCCTCACCCGACGTCGTTTTCTCCAACTCTCCACCGCCAGCACCCTTGCTCTTTCCCATTCGCTGCAATCAGCCGAGCCTGCGAAATCCTTCGCCTTCGTCCTCCTAGGCGACCTCCACTTCGACCGCCTGGAACACCATGACATGGCCTGGCTGGAGAAACACAAAGGCGGCGACCTCGGTCAGATCAAGAACTACTCCCGCATCACTGCGGACCTCATGCCCCGCCTCTTCGCCACCGTGCGTGAAAGCATCAAGGAGCTGAACACCACATCCTCGCCTGTTCCTTTCGTCCTGCAAGTCGGTGATCTCGTCGAAGGCCTGTGCGGCACCGAAGAACTCGCCGCGCGCCAAAATCGCGAAGCCCTCGACTTCATCAAAGAATCCAAACTCGGCGCACCCTTCCTCTTCACCAAAGGCAATCACGATGTCACCGGCGATGGTGCCCTGCCCGCTTTCCAACAAATCTTCCATCCCTACCTCGCCGAACAAGCCAGGCCGTTTCAAGGCCCGGCGAAACTGGATTCCGGCAACTACACGTTCGCCCATCAAAACGCGCAATTCTTCTGCTTCGATGCTTACGATAAACTAAGCCTCGATTGGTTGGAAGCCGCCCTTGCCAAACGCCACTCACAACACTGCTTCATCGCCATCCATCCCCCTGTCGTTCCTTACGGTGCCCGCTCCACCTGGAATCTCTATTCCAGTGCCAAAGATCAGTCGCGCCGGGAAAAACTCCTCGAACTACTCGGCAAACAAAACGCCTATGTCCTCGGCGGTCACATCCACAAATTCAACACCCTCACCCGCACCACCCGCGGCGGCGGCAAGTTCGTCCAGCTCGCCGTCAGCAGCGTCGTCGGTTCTGCCGAAACCAAACCCAAGGACATCCTCTCTGGATTGAAGGAATACACCGGCGACCAGATCCGCGTGGAACCCAAGCACGCCCCTGAAACAGAGCAGACCCGCCGCGCCGTCTATGATACGGAACGCGAATTCGTGAAATCCTTCGAGTATGCCGACCTCCCCGGCCACACCGTCATCAGCATCAACGGCCCGCAAGTCACCGCCAAGATCCACACCGGCCTCACCCGCGAAGTCTGGCGCACCGTGGATTTGACAGAGTTGCTAAAAGCCTGATGTCTTGAAAACCATTTATGGCCTCCAGCCCACAGCCTGAATCACCACCGCATCGCTCCCGTCGAAAACGGCTTCTTGGATTCATGCTCGTATCCTTGGCTGTTACTTTCCTGTTGTTGGGCCTCCGCTACCGTGATCTCTCTGCGATGCCTATACAACCCACGCTTTGCCAGTCGAACCTCTTTCTCCTGGATGAGGCCATCTCGAACTGGGCCGCTACCACTCAGCCAGTCATTCTTACCAACTCCACCGATATCGCCGGCAGCCCACCAGATCGGCTCATCAAGCGATACTTCCCAGATGGCATCATCCCCACGTGTCCGGCTGGAGCCACTTACCAGCGCGGTTCCTTCGCCATGGCCTCCACTTGCCCCTTGCATGGCGTAGCCCAACGCCATCCCTCCGGCAGCAAACTCCTCTCTGCTTTCC
This DNA window, taken from Verrucomicrobiia bacterium, encodes the following:
- the purS gene encoding phosphoribosylformylglycinamidine synthase subunit PurS; its protein translation is MKAKIIITPKKAVLDPQGQTVERALAHMGYTGVGRVHVGKYLEIEVTGDKETIRRQLDEACHKFLSNPVIEDYKLEIVD
- a CDS encoding metallophosphoesterase: MNTPLTRRRFLQLSTASTLALSHSLQSAEPAKSFAFVLLGDLHFDRLEHHDMAWLEKHKGGDLGQIKNYSRITADLMPRLFATVRESIKELNTTSSPVPFVLQVGDLVEGLCGTEELAARQNREALDFIKESKLGAPFLFTKGNHDVTGDGALPAFQQIFHPYLAEQARPFQGPAKLDSGNYTFAHQNAQFFCFDAYDKLSLDWLEAALAKRHSQHCFIAIHPPVVPYGARSTWNLYSSAKDQSRREKLLELLGKQNAYVLGGHIHKFNTLTRTTRGGGKFVQLAVSSVVGSAETKPKDILSGLKEYTGDQIRVEPKHAPETEQTRRAVYDTEREFVKSFEYADLPGHTVISINGPQVTAKIHTGLTREVWRTVDLTELLKA